A segment of the candidate division Zixibacteria bacterium HGW-Zixibacteria-1 genome:
AATCATGGCGGCGATCAGGGCGACATAGATATTCAGTTTCAATTTATTGTAAGCCAGCCCGGCGGTCAGGCCATACAGCGGCAGTTCCATGGTCATCAATGGGACCGCATAAGCCGGCGGCATGGAGGTCAAAAGATGCGACAGGAACGGCGCCAGAAGGCCGATAATCACGCCCGCCACAGGTCCGGCGATAAAACCGCATATCAGAATGGGAATGTGCATGGGAAGAAAGATCCGACCGGCCATGCCGAATTGATGAAAGACGATCGGCAGTAAAATGGCGAGGGCCAGAAACAGAGATGAGTAGGCGATGCGACGGGGACCCAAAATCGGTTTACCCTTTGATGCCTGAGGCGAGATACAGCCCGGGGTGATCCTTTATGGTAACATTGGCAAAGTGGCCATGCTCAAAGAGCTTCATCATGTCCGTATCCTGCGGCAGATGATCATGCGCCACCGGCCCGCCGACTTTCATATGAAGCTGTTCAAGCTCCTTGCTGCCCATCAGATGAATAATGTAAAAATAACCGTCCGGCTTCAAAATCCGCGAAACTTCCTCCATCACCTTCTTTTGATTGCAAAAATGGGCAAACGAGGCAAACGAAATAACATAATCAAAAGATTCGGATTGCAGTGGAAGATCCTCGACGTCGCCATCGACTTCAAAGACATTATCGAAAGGGAAGTTCTGGCGGGCCTTCCTGACCATCCGCGCCGAGAAGTCAAGCCCGACCACCATGCCGTCGGAACCGACCTTGCGTCGGAGCATGTCGAACAGGATGCCGGTTCCGCAGCCCAGATCGGCGATTTTCGATTTTGGCGCAATACTGAAGGAATCAATCAGGAATGAAAGGATTTCGTAATCCTCGGCCGTAAAGGATTTATCCCAGTCGTCGGCACAAGCTTCAAAATATTTTCTGCGTATTTCATCCATTGGAGAAGTAAGTTAAACAGCCAATTTAATTTGTCAAGTAATTATTTGCCGGCCGGTTCATTTATGCGTTCGACCGCTTTCTCGAAATAATGTACATCAATCTCGAAGCCAATAAATTTCACGCATAATTCCCGGCAGGCCAAACCGGTGCTGCCCAGGCCCATAAACGGGTCGAGGACAAGCATTTTTGGCTTGATGCCATGAAGCCTGATACAATTTGCCGCCAGCCGGGGCGGGAACGAGGCCGGATG
Coding sequences within it:
- a CDS encoding ECF transporter S component, yielding MLGPRRIAYSSLFLALAILLPIVFHQFGMAGRIFLPMHIPILICGFIAGPVAGVIIGLLAPFLSHLLTSMPPAYAVPLMTMELPLYGLTAGLAYNKLKLNIYVALIAAMIIGRLAFALGLLILGKFIELPYGPLEFFAAGGAVVTGIPGIIIQIIIIPPIIAALKRAGNIS